A genomic segment from Saprospiraceae bacterium encodes:
- a CDS encoding arylsulfatase yields the protein MINFQAHLRACLEVAFGDKKRQFFDETIYPEFTSGRRFLKCIPLGTDEKSDEVSAKKRWFLAQRVTSKHALSYLCLCLSLCCAACTPTEETKPPNVILIMVDDLGSADLGCYGHKEIQTPHLDQFAAEGLLFTQAYSGNTVCAPARSTLMTGLHSGHTQVRGNTGGIALPDSAFTVAELFKAAGYSTGGFGKWGLGDIGTGGVPEKQGFDQFFGYYHQIHAHDYYPAYLWNNSQKVPLPGIADDAASYSPYRIFEEMKLFIQANQEKPFFCYAPWTLPHGKYEIPAIDPTVQLYKDKTWSEKRKNYAAMTSLMDRQLGELMQLLQSLQLDERTLVIFCSDNGGDREFASDGVNGRLRGHKRDLYEGGIRVPMLVRWPGKISPGRQTNEQVYFPDIMPTLADVIGQKRGSLQGLDGLSFYKLLVDSNAALMDRILYWEYPHYDWDKKAYLDDQFKQALRFKNWKMIRNGKNQEWEFYDLREDPAESDNIAAYHPGKMEKFQEWIAKHRSEAPPQIEPEQEEGHAFR from the coding sequence ATGATAAATTTCCAGGCCCATCTTAGAGCATGTTTGGAGGTCGCTTTTGGAGATAAAAAGCGTCAATTTTTTGATGAGACGATTTATCCCGAATTTACTTCGGGAAGGCGCTTTTTGAAGTGCATACCCTTAGGTACGGACGAAAAAAGCGACGAAGTATCAGCGAAAAAGAGATGGTTTTTAGCCCAAAGGGTGACCTCCAAACATGCTCTTAGCTACCTCTGCCTTTGCTTATCCCTTTGCTGCGCCGCTTGTACGCCAACGGAAGAAACAAAGCCACCCAATGTCATTTTGATCATGGTAGATGACTTAGGATCAGCAGACCTTGGGTGCTATGGGCACAAAGAAATTCAGACGCCCCATCTCGATCAATTCGCCGCAGAAGGCTTGCTTTTCACCCAAGCTTACTCAGGCAATACCGTTTGTGCACCAGCTAGAAGCACCTTGATGACCGGCCTCCATAGTGGGCACACCCAGGTCAGAGGCAATACGGGTGGCATTGCGCTTCCCGATTCGGCGTTTACGGTTGCCGAGTTGTTCAAAGCGGCAGGGTATAGTACCGGAGGTTTCGGCAAATGGGGCCTCGGTGATATCGGAACAGGCGGCGTTCCAGAAAAACAGGGTTTTGACCAATTCTTTGGCTATTACCATCAAATTCATGCACATGATTATTATCCAGCTTATTTGTGGAATAATAGCCAAAAAGTACCCCTGCCAGGTATAGCAGACGATGCCGCTTCTTATTCTCCGTATCGGATTTTTGAAGAAATGAAGCTTTTTATTCAGGCGAATCAGGAAAAGCCTTTTTTCTGCTATGCACCTTGGACCCTTCCGCATGGGAAATATGAAATTCCTGCCATTGACCCTACTGTACAACTTTACAAAGACAAGACATGGAGTGAAAAGCGAAAAAACTATGCCGCCATGACGAGCCTGATGGATCGCCAACTAGGCGAATTGATGCAACTACTACAATCACTGCAACTGGATGAACGGACTTTGGTCATTTTCTGTTCGGACAATGGCGGGGACCGGGAGTTTGCAAGTGACGGAGTAAATGGGCGACTAAGGGGGCATAAGCGAGATTTGTACGAGGGCGGCATCAGGGTGCCCATGCTAGTCAGGTGGCCAGGAAAAATCAGCCCGGGACGCCAGACAAATGAACAGGTCTATTTCCCCGATATTATGCCTACCCTGGCAGATGTAATTGGACAAAAAAGAGGAAGTCTTCAAGGTTTGGATGGACTTTCCTTTTACAAGTTATTGGTTGACTCTAATGCGGCCCTTATGGATCGGATACTTTATTGGGAATATCCGCATTATGACTGGGACAAAAAAGCTTACCTTGACGATCAATTCAAACAGGCATTGCGATTTAAAAACTGGAAAATGATCCGCAATGGAAAAAACCAAGAGTGGGAATTTTACGACCTACGGGAGGACCCCGCAGAATCAGATAATATTGCAGCCTATCATCCTGGAAAAATGGAAAAATTTCAAGAGTGGATTGCTAAACACCGTTCGGAAGCCCCCCCTCAAATCGAACCCGAGCAAGAGGAGGGGCATGCTTTTCGATAG
- a CDS encoding DUF5107 domain-containing protein produces MLKYFVLLVLSLPFSLSAQEKPAVVTEAPRVLKTYPFSDPDPLPILTTNPKIYPYHRFDGYSLEGKPQAWKTVKLENDYVEVYVLPEVGGKIWGALEKASGEEFIYRNEVIKFRNIAMRGPWTSGGIEFNFGIIGHHPGAATPVDYIIQTEEDGSVSCVVGNIDLPSRTQWRVKIRLPKDKAYFETAATWYNPTPLQQAYYNWMTAAAAARPDLEFFTPGNQYLEHSGKPMPWPYDQQGHHLPAYKENNFGPSKSYHVVGQEHDFFGGYFHDTQFGFGHWAAYEEMPGQKLWLWALSRSGGIWEDLLTDTDGQYIEFQAGRLFVQYSPGGDDNPVTQANFPPYTTDHWTEKWFPVKSIGGLSDVSPEAVLHLSSETDNLKIGINALARTEGTLVVKAGGKIIHREKLTLEPMGVFSTNIALNGAPLEAVSIKEMDLHLSTTPDTLGLKRPFLSPNIAGAAQKSAEKLYREGMEDMKFRLFSAAIDKFEACLALEPQHLPALCQLAEGYYRNGEYDQALAYANRALQWDTYHPQANFMAGVIYRALGDWVNAKESLGWAARSMALRTAAYGQMAEIYLLEADFKRAKVYADKALDFNRYNVNALQVLAILARKTGQVEAAKTTLNQLLSIDPLNHFAYFEQYLLAKSPATKTSFLERHRSEFRDQTFMELAIDYYNKGQHQEALEVFELAPNTPLIQLWQAYLQGNDDLAAIASLPVDFVFPFRRETIKVLEWANAKYDHWTLKYYLALNYWGKDRLAEAATLLKECQQTPDNATFYLTRADLLQKTETKDAWQDLQKALELAPDNWRAQRAKTAYLQSHKEPAQAMAYAQKVYQQFPGNNAIGMDYARALIAAEQYDASIKILKAQNVLPFEGASEGRRLYEQAHIGAALEKMQKQQYKPAVALLLDAKEWPENLGVGKPYDPEERISDYLLAICYDKLGAKDKSLALHQAIINHTNAKIKEKSPYHIFGILSQMQITPTIPKTKLLENLGANSPESQWIRASIMQDKAALDQLGRQHPALWVRIEMRFLTQILAWVK; encoded by the coding sequence ATGTTGAAATACTTCGTTCTCCTTGTTCTTTCGCTACCTTTTTCGCTGTCTGCACAGGAAAAACCGGCTGTTGTTACCGAAGCACCACGCGTACTGAAAACCTATCCTTTTTCGGATCCTGATCCACTACCTATTTTAACCACTAATCCCAAAATATATCCCTACCATCGCTTCGATGGCTACAGCTTGGAGGGGAAACCACAAGCATGGAAAACCGTAAAGCTGGAGAACGATTATGTGGAGGTGTATGTCTTGCCAGAAGTAGGTGGAAAAATCTGGGGCGCCTTGGAGAAAGCCAGTGGAGAAGAATTTATTTACCGAAATGAGGTCATCAAATTCCGAAATATTGCCATGCGAGGACCTTGGACCTCCGGCGGCATAGAGTTTAACTTCGGCATTATTGGTCATCATCCCGGAGCTGCCACTCCTGTTGATTATATCATACAGACAGAGGAGGATGGCAGCGTCAGTTGTGTTGTCGGCAATATCGACTTGCCCTCCCGTACCCAATGGCGCGTCAAAATTCGGCTCCCGAAGGACAAAGCATACTTTGAAACTGCCGCCACCTGGTACAACCCTACCCCACTCCAGCAAGCCTATTACAATTGGATGACCGCCGCCGCTGCCGCCCGGCCAGATCTCGAATTTTTCACCCCTGGCAACCAATACCTGGAACACAGCGGCAAACCTATGCCCTGGCCTTATGACCAGCAAGGGCACCATCTCCCCGCTTACAAGGAAAACAACTTTGGTCCCAGTAAATCATACCATGTGGTCGGCCAGGAACACGATTTCTTTGGCGGTTATTTTCACGATACCCAATTTGGTTTTGGCCATTGGGCTGCTTATGAGGAAATGCCCGGCCAAAAACTTTGGCTATGGGCACTTTCCCGATCTGGCGGCATTTGGGAAGATTTGCTCACCGATACAGATGGCCAATACATCGAATTTCAGGCGGGCCGTTTATTTGTACAGTATTCCCCCGGAGGCGATGACAATCCTGTCACCCAAGCCAACTTCCCCCCTTATACCACCGATCATTGGACGGAAAAATGGTTTCCGGTTAAATCGATTGGCGGATTGTCTGATGTCTCTCCTGAGGCCGTTTTGCACCTTTCAAGTGAAACAGATAATTTGAAAATAGGTATCAATGCCTTGGCAAGAACGGAAGGAACCTTGGTGGTGAAAGCTGGAGGTAAAATAATCCATCGGGAAAAACTAACGCTGGAGCCCATGGGCGTTTTTTCAACAAACATTGCTTTAAATGGCGCTCCACTAGAGGCGGTCAGCATTAAAGAAATGGATTTACACCTCTCTACTACACCCGATACCCTTGGCCTCAAACGGCCTTTTCTTTCTCCTAACATCGCCGGGGCAGCCCAAAAATCCGCCGAAAAGCTGTATCGAGAGGGAATGGAGGATATGAAATTCCGGCTTTTTTCTGCGGCTATTGACAAATTCGAAGCTTGCCTTGCCCTGGAACCGCAACATTTACCGGCCCTCTGTCAACTGGCAGAAGGCTACTACCGAAACGGAGAATATGACCAGGCCCTGGCTTATGCCAACCGAGCATTGCAATGGGACACCTATCATCCACAAGCTAATTTCATGGCTGGCGTCATTTATCGGGCATTGGGCGATTGGGTTAATGCCAAAGAATCCCTTGGATGGGCAGCTCGCTCTATGGCCCTGCGCACTGCTGCCTATGGCCAAATGGCGGAAATCTACCTCCTAGAAGCTGATTTTAAACGCGCCAAGGTGTATGCCGATAAAGCACTGGATTTTAACCGCTACAATGTAAATGCCTTGCAAGTTCTGGCCATTCTGGCACGCAAAACAGGGCAAGTGGAGGCAGCAAAAACAACGCTAAACCAACTGCTGAGCATCGACCCACTTAACCATTTCGCCTACTTCGAGCAGTATCTATTGGCTAAAAGTCCAGCAACTAAAACTAGCTTTTTAGAACGGCATCGGAGCGAATTTCGAGACCAAACCTTTATGGAACTCGCCATTGATTATTATAACAAAGGGCAACACCAAGAAGCACTGGAGGTCTTTGAGCTAGCCCCAAATACGCCACTTATTCAACTTTGGCAAGCTTATTTGCAAGGTAATGACGATTTAGCAGCTATTGCCTCCTTGCCTGTTGACTTTGTATTCCCTTTCCGACGGGAGACCATAAAAGTATTGGAATGGGCAAATGCTAAATACGATCATTGGACCTTAAAATATTATTTGGCCCTAAATTATTGGGGAAAGGATAGGCTGGCAGAAGCCGCCACTCTCCTGAAGGAATGCCAACAAACACCCGATAATGCGACTTTTTACCTAACCAGGGCTGATTTGTTGCAAAAAACTGAAACTAAAGATGCCTGGCAAGACTTGCAAAAGGCACTGGAATTAGCGCCTGATAACTGGCGGGCCCAGCGGGCCAAAACGGCCTACCTCCAAAGCCACAAGGAACCCGCCCAAGCTATGGCCTATGCTCAGAAGGTCTACCAACAATTTCCTGGCAATAATGCCATCGGCATGGACTATGCCCGCGCCTTGATCGCTGCCGAACAATATGATGCATCCATAAAGATTTTGAAAGCCCAAAATGTTTTGCCTTTTGAAGGAGCATCAGAGGGACGCCGGCTATATGAGCAAGCGCATATCGGCGCTGCCCTGGAAAAAATGCAAAAGCAACAATACAAACCGGCTGTAGCGCTATTACTTGACGCTAAAGAATGGCCCGAAAACCTCGGTGTCGGCAAACCATACGATCCGGAAGAAAGGATCAGTGATTATTTATTGGCCATTTGTTATGACAAATTAGGTGCGAAGGATAAAAGCCTTGCTTTGCATCAAGCTATTATAAACCACACCAATGCCAAAATAAAGGAAAAATCGCCGTATCATATCTTCGGCATTTTATCCCAAATGCAAATAACGCCTACGATACCTAAAACAAAATTATTGGAAAATTTAGGAGCCAATAGTCCTGAAAGCCAATGGATAAGGGCCAGCATTATGCAGGACAAAGCCGCCTTGGATCAGTTGGGAAGGCAACATCCTGCCCTTTGGGTGCGGATAGAAATGAGGTTCCTTACGCAAATTTTGGCATGGGTGAAATAA
- a CDS encoding aminotransferase class V-fold PLP-dependent enzyme — protein sequence MINRRRLLKNLAALPLVGGMFSQKLVGQSSLPFPPSGRDYFKELGVRTFINAAGTYTSMTGSLLRPEAVEAYQYAAQQYVSLDELQDKVGARIAELVRCEAATVTSGAASAITLGTAGVLSGNDPEKASRIPFDLTGMKTEVIMQKAHNIGYAHAIKNCGVKVITVETQKELEAAINEQTAMLWFLNANNFVGKIQYKAFLDVAKKYNIPTFNDCAADVPPVENLWKYTEMGFDLVAFSGGKGMRGPQSAGLLLGKKDLIQAARLSAAPRGDTVGRGMKVNKEEILGMLIALETYLERDHQKDWALWEQQIKHISDTVSQVKGVETEIHVPDIANHVPSLRIRWDQNVIKITPPEARKALQMGHPSIETVGGQESVDMTTWMLNPGEERAVAERMKAILMTNSQ from the coding sequence ATGATAAATAGAAGACGATTACTCAAAAACCTGGCTGCCCTTCCTTTGGTTGGTGGCATGTTCAGTCAAAAATTAGTCGGCCAATCTTCCCTCCCATTCCCTCCCAGCGGGCGAGATTACTTCAAGGAATTAGGCGTTCGCACTTTTATCAACGCAGCAGGTACCTATACCTCCATGACGGGGTCCCTCCTGCGCCCAGAAGCAGTGGAAGCCTACCAATATGCTGCCCAACAATATGTCAGCCTTGACGAATTACAAGATAAAGTTGGTGCAAGAATTGCTGAACTGGTTCGCTGTGAAGCAGCAACCGTTACCTCAGGGGCAGCTTCAGCCATCACCTTGGGTACCGCCGGCGTTTTATCTGGGAATGATCCCGAAAAGGCATCGCGTATTCCGTTTGATCTGACAGGCATGAAGACAGAAGTTATCATGCAAAAGGCCCATAACATTGGCTATGCGCATGCTATCAAAAATTGTGGGGTAAAAGTTATTACAGTGGAGACACAAAAAGAATTGGAAGCGGCCATCAATGAACAAACTGCGATGTTATGGTTCCTTAATGCCAATAATTTTGTCGGTAAAATCCAATACAAAGCCTTCCTGGATGTCGCAAAAAAATATAATATCCCAACTTTTAATGATTGCGCCGCTGATGTGCCGCCCGTAGAGAACCTGTGGAAATATACGGAAATGGGTTTTGACTTAGTCGCTTTTTCGGGAGGGAAAGGCATGCGTGGGCCACAGAGCGCCGGGCTATTATTGGGCAAAAAAGACCTGATACAGGCGGCGCGCCTGAGTGCTGCACCTCGGGGAGATACTGTCGGCAGAGGAATGAAGGTGAACAAAGAAGAGATCTTAGGCATGCTCATCGCGCTTGAAACCTACCTGGAAAGAGATCATCAAAAGGATTGGGCATTGTGGGAACAGCAAATCAAGCATATCAGTGATACGGTGAGTCAGGTGAAAGGCGTAGAAACTGAAATTCATGTACCGGATATTGCCAACCACGTTCCTTCCCTTCGCATTCGATGGGATCAAAATGTAATCAAAATCACGCCGCCAGAGGCCAGAAAAGCTTTACAAATGGGGCATCCGTCTATCGAAACAGTAGGTGGACAAGAATCGGTGGATATGACCACCTGGATGCTGAACCCAGGGGAAGAACGCGCCGTTGCTGAAAGAATGAAAGCTATTTTAATGACTAATAGTCAATAA
- a CDS encoding RidA family protein, producing the protein MKNNSRRSVFKKIGASLAAMVGLGITQASGKTGTTYAQKTVLGPVQKDENDGPLFSSAVAYGNLLFIAGKGAHFEGDITAHTNHVLDELQKELEKNGSSMDKVLKVNVYLHDLADYKAMNAAYSGRFGDKPPVRTTVATYGGVPGDSLVEIDCIAALE; encoded by the coding sequence ATGAAAAACAATAGCAGAAGATCTGTTTTTAAAAAAATCGGCGCGAGCCTAGCCGCTATGGTGGGCCTAGGGATTACCCAGGCTAGCGGAAAAACAGGCACAACTTATGCACAGAAAACCGTTTTAGGTCCTGTACAAAAAGATGAAAATGATGGCCCGCTTTTTTCTTCAGCCGTGGCCTATGGCAACTTGCTTTTTATAGCGGGCAAAGGCGCTCATTTTGAAGGCGATATTACCGCCCATACGAATCATGTACTCGATGAATTGCAAAAGGAATTGGAAAAAAATGGTTCCTCCATGGATAAAGTGCTAAAAGTCAATGTTTACCTACATGATTTGGCGGATTATAAAGCAATGAATGCTGCCTACAGTGGCCGATTCGGAGATAAGCCACCCGTTCGAACAACGGTGGCGACTTATGGGGGGGTACCAGGTGATTCTTTGGTAGAAATAGACTGCATCGCTGCGCTGGAATAA
- a CDS encoding amidohydrolase/deacetylase family metallohydrolase: MLFRILLLFSSLFFFTSLSAQEIDLLIKGGHLIDPKNGIDEIMDVAIKAGKVHQVAKSISPDLAKQVIDAKGKFVTPGLIDIHGHHFWGTEPDAYLSNSFSALPPDGFCLPAGVTTVVDAGDAGWRNFRIFKEQTIERSKTRVLAFINIVGGGMKGGVHEQDLSDMDAKLTAMTAMRYKNDIVGVKLAHYTGPEWIPTERAVEAGRQANIPVMIDFGGHEPVLPLKTLLLEKLRPGDILTHCFAHVNGREPVVDETGKLRPFVREAQDKGVIFDVGHGGGSFLYAQAIPALKQGFKPNSISTDLHTGSMNGGMKSMLNVMSKFLNLGMSMAEVIERSSWNPAQIIQRPELGHLSVGAVADLAILRVATGQFGFVDTQGYRMEGTQNIVGELTLRAGSVVWDLNGISRPLWKP; the protein is encoded by the coding sequence ATGCTTTTCCGAATACTATTGCTGTTTTCTTCTTTATTTTTCTTTACCTCCCTTTCCGCGCAGGAAATAGACCTATTGATCAAAGGAGGTCATTTAATTGATCCCAAAAACGGGATAGATGAAATAATGGATGTTGCCATCAAAGCGGGCAAGGTCCATCAGGTAGCCAAATCCATTTCACCTGATTTAGCCAAGCAGGTCATTGATGCAAAAGGCAAATTTGTAACCCCTGGGCTCATTGATATTCACGGCCATCATTTTTGGGGAACAGAGCCGGATGCTTATCTTAGCAACAGCTTTTCGGCATTGCCACCTGATGGCTTTTGCTTGCCTGCCGGGGTGACCACTGTAGTTGATGCAGGCGATGCAGGTTGGCGAAATTTTCGCATTTTTAAAGAACAAACCATCGAGCGTTCCAAAACCAGGGTGTTGGCTTTTATCAATATCGTTGGCGGGGGCATGAAAGGAGGCGTTCACGAACAAGACCTCAGCGATATGGATGCCAAACTAACAGCCATGACGGCCATGCGTTATAAAAACGATATTGTTGGCGTCAAACTAGCGCATTATACCGGCCCTGAGTGGATACCGACTGAAAGAGCTGTAGAAGCTGGAAGGCAAGCCAACATTCCTGTGATGATTGATTTTGGCGGCCATGAGCCAGTCCTGCCATTAAAAACCTTGCTGCTCGAGAAACTGCGGCCTGGTGATATTTTAACCCATTGCTTTGCACATGTCAATGGTAGAGAACCGGTGGTTGATGAAACGGGCAAACTTCGTCCTTTTGTTCGGGAAGCACAGGACAAAGGCGTTATTTTTGATGTTGGACATGGGGGGGGCAGTTTTTTATACGCGCAAGCCATTCCGGCCTTAAAACAAGGCTTTAAACCAAATTCTATTAGCACCGACCTTCATACCGGTAGTATGAATGGAGGAATGAAGAGCATGCTCAACGTGATGTCTAAATTTTTGAACTTGGGAATGAGCATGGCTGAAGTCATTGAGCGATCTAGCTGGAATCCTGCACAAATCATCCAACGACCAGAATTGGGTCACCTCAGTGTTGGTGCCGTTGCAGATTTGGCCATCTTAAGGGTAGCCACTGGCCAATTTGGCTTTGTTGACACCCAGGGTTATCGAATGGAGGGCACCCAAAATATCGTTGGAGAACTAACCCTTCGCGCTGGCTCGGTCGTTTGGGATTTGAATGGTATTTCCCGCCCCTTGTGGAAGCCCTAA
- a CDS encoding sugar-binding protein, producing MKTYQVKKVSRAIQLSGNGADPLWETAHLLTDFSYPWREDASPQTAFKALWDDTHFYFLYRATDPEIISKERGLGERDVVNSDRVEIFFKADDKMDPYYALEMDALGRVLDTEGKSPGKVDFDWNWPAGQLTLKSAIDEEGYFVEGAISFQSLRDLGMYKDDRKLKAGLFRGEYLSNEEGEITVRWISWVIPNAEKPNFHIPSSFGILTLID from the coding sequence ATGAAAACCTACCAGGTAAAAAAAGTTTCTCGCGCTATTCAACTTAGTGGCAATGGAGCCGACCCACTTTGGGAGACGGCCCATCTATTAACAGATTTCAGCTATCCCTGGCGAGAGGACGCCTCACCGCAAACGGCATTCAAGGCGCTGTGGGATGATACCCATTTCTATTTTTTGTACCGTGCAACTGATCCGGAAATCATCAGTAAAGAACGTGGATTAGGAGAAAGAGATGTTGTGAATTCAGACCGCGTTGAGATCTTCTTCAAGGCTGATGACAAAATGGATCCTTATTATGCCTTAGAAATGGATGCCTTGGGTAGGGTACTCGATACTGAAGGCAAGTCGCCCGGGAAAGTCGATTTTGATTGGAATTGGCCAGCAGGGCAACTCACTTTAAAATCGGCCATTGATGAGGAAGGCTATTTTGTCGAGGGAGCCATTAGCTTCCAATCGCTTCGGGATTTAGGCATGTACAAGGATGATCGAAAATTAAAGGCTGGTTTGTTTCGTGGCGAATACCTTAGCAATGAAGAAGGAGAAATAACGGTCCGATGGATAAGCTGGGTCATTCCAAATGCTGAAAAGCCCAATTTTCATATTCCTTCTTCCTTTGGGATATTGACCCTTATAGACTGA
- a CDS encoding creatininase family protein, with protein sequence MYWDLLSSPQIAALDRNIPVILPIAATEQHGAHLPLATDRMIGEHFCRKLHLAIPAQVLILPSVSVGCSEHHTDFAGSLSVQHATFLNQLTDIADCVVKYGFKNLLLLNSHGGNQAIGQSFVEIFGYRNPTLQLAMATWWRIALEQLTPLNEAGPGGAGHAGEFETSLMLVIAPELVQLDKVGKKANVPTFDWAEGDLLTGPKVGLYRRMKAMTPSGVYGDANFASKEKGEQITSIVVGALKKIVLDLISTS encoded by the coding sequence ATGTACTGGGATTTATTAAGCTCACCCCAAATAGCCGCACTGGATAGAAACATTCCGGTGATCCTGCCCATCGCTGCAACGGAACAGCATGGAGCGCATTTACCGCTAGCAACAGACCGCATGATTGGCGAACATTTTTGTCGTAAATTACACCTGGCAATACCAGCGCAAGTGTTGATATTGCCAAGCGTCAGTGTAGGGTGCTCAGAACACCATACCGATTTTGCAGGAAGCTTGTCGGTTCAGCATGCCACCTTTTTGAACCAACTGACTGACATAGCCGATTGTGTCGTAAAATACGGTTTCAAAAATTTACTTTTATTGAATAGCCATGGTGGCAACCAAGCCATCGGGCAATCTTTCGTAGAAATTTTTGGTTACCGTAACCCTACCCTACAACTGGCTATGGCGACCTGGTGGCGCATTGCCCTCGAACAATTAACACCGCTGAATGAAGCAGGTCCTGGAGGTGCTGGCCATGCCGGAGAATTTGAAACTTCGCTGATGCTCGTCATCGCTCCCGAATTGGTACAGCTGGATAAGGTGGGCAAAAAAGCGAATGTCCCTACTTTTGACTGGGCAGAAGGGGATTTACTTACTGGGCCCAAGGTTGGTTTGTATCGCAGGATGAAAGCCATGACCCCCTCTGGCGTTTATGGCGACGCAAACTTTGCCTCCAAGGAAAAAGGAGAGCAGATCACAAGCATAGTCGTTGGCGCACTAAAGAAAATAGTCCTAGATTTAATATCTACATCATAA